From a region of the Drosophila virilis strain 15010-1051.87 chromosome 3, Dvir_AGI_RSII-ME, whole genome shotgun sequence genome:
- the LOC6623441 gene encoding zinc finger protein 883 gives MTSANIRLKCRACICSLAADVGSYDMRKLPTLAHKFITCTGLIVFETGKEQTLPSELCQACHDQLEQFYAFRAKCIAADKQWRAEIVASSDAENPKCSLDAAAIEVSELDAYTEKKVRKRRADKLSTEQLANEETEMELPETEATVLDTIGAQGLPAKPAAPSFQCNICDMRFLVEHRLQAHQRQHEGLMPYPCTEAGCDRAFNRFHCLSEHLKQHSGTSRWFSCDQEGCHKMYRHKPTLIMHMRRCHKLGPELKSHVCEFCGKVFNSTAVLNDHRYTHKDKSELPHACQEPDCARRFSSREKLKVHMMRHAGIKNFSCPYCGMRKTTRNELKIHMNYHTLERTWPCRFCSKVCNSSGNLKMHVRTVHEQARDYACSYCERSFAKADTRKYHEMTHTGERPHECDECGKRFTQPAALRTHRKIHERQRKDSNSAVYTLLMTAPTDTAAVSFVQSNGGS, from the exons ATGACGTCAGCAAATATTCGACTTAAATGCCGCGCTTGCATTTGTAGCCTCGCAGCGGATGTCGGCAGCTACGATATGCGAAAATTGCCCACACTGGCACACAAATTCATCACGTGCACAGGTTTGATTGTGTTTGAGACGGGGAAGGAGCAGACGTTGCCAAGTGAGCTATGCCAGGCATGCCATGATCAGTTGGAGCAGTTCTATGCATTCCGTGCCAAGTGCATTGCAGCCGATAAACAATGGCGCGCTGAAATTGTAGCATCCTCTGATGCTGAGAATCCCAAATGCAGCTTGGATGCGGCAGCTATAGAAGTCTCAGAGCTGGATGCCTACACTGAGAAGAAGGTGCGAAAGAGGCGAGCAGACAAGCTCAGCACAGAACAATTGGCAAATGAAGAGACTGAAATGGAGTTGCCCGAAACAGAAGCCACAGTTTTGGATACAATAGGGGCACAG GGATTGCCAGCCAAACCAGCTGCGCCCAGCTTTCAATGCAACATATGCGACATGCGCTTCTTGGTGGAGCATCGCCTGCAGGCGCACCAGCGTCAACATGAGGGCCTCATGCCTTACCCGTGCACTGAGGCCGGCTGTGATCGAGCATTTAATCGTTTCCACTGTCTGTCGGAGCACCTAAAGCAACACTCGGGCACCAGCCGCTGGTTTAGCTGTGACCAGGAGGGTTGCCACAAGATGTATCGCCACAAGCCCACGCTTATCATGCACATGCGCAGATGCCACAAATTGGGCCCGGAGCTCAAGTCGCACGTGTGTGAGTTTTGTGGCAAGGTGTTTAACTCGACGGCAGTGCTCAATGATCATCGTTACACGCACAAGGACAAATCGGAGTTGCCGCACGCGTGCCAAGAGCCGGACTGCGCACGGCGTTTCTCCAGCAGAGAGAAACTCAAGGTGCACATGATGCGGCATGCGGGCATCAAGAACTTTAGCTGTCCTTACTGCGGCATGCGCAAGACAACACGGAATGAGCTCAAGATACACATGAACTATCACACGCTAGAACGCACCTGGCCCTGTCGCTTCTGCTCGAAGGTGTGCAACAGCTCCGGCAATCTCAAGATGCACGTGCGCACCGTTCACGAGCAAGCCAGAGATTATGCATGCAGCTACTGCGAGCGCAGCTTTGCCAAGGCGGACACCCGCAAATACCACGAGATGACCCACACCGGCGAAAGGCCGCACGAGTGCGATGAATGCGGCAAACGCTTTACCCAGCCAGCGGCCTTACGCACACATCGCAAGATCCATGAGCGACAGCGCAAGGACTCCAACTCGGCTGTGTATACGCTATTGATGACTGCTCCGACTGACACAGCTGCTGTTAGCTTTGTGCAGTCGAATGGCGGCAGttaa